Proteins from a single region of Pseudomonas quebecensis:
- the ccoN gene encoding cytochrome-c oxidase, cbb3-type subunit I yields MSTAISPTAYNYKVVRQFAIMTVVWGILGMGLGVFIASQLVWPELNFDLPWTTFGRLRPLHTNLVIFAFGGCALFATSYYVVQRTCQTRLISDSLAAFTFWGWQAVIIGAIVTLPLGYTTTKEYAELEWPIAILLAIVWVTYAVVFFGTIVKRKTKHIYVGNWFYGAFILVTAMLHIVNHASLPVSLFKSYSAYAGATDAMIQWWYGHNAVGFFLTTGFLGMMYYFVPKQAERPIYSYRLSIVHFWALITLYIWAGPHHLHYTALPDWAQSLGMAMSIILLAPSWGGMINGMMTLSGAWHKLRTDPILRFLVVSLAFYGMSTFEGPMMAIKTVNSLSHYTDWTIGHVHAGALGWVAMISIGALYHMIPKLFGRVQMHSVGLINTHFWLATIGTVLYIASMWVNGITQGLMWRAINDDGTLTYSFVEALQASHPGYIVRALGGAFFATGMLFMAYNVWRTVRASDPAEAEAAAKIAVVGAH; encoded by the coding sequence ATGAGCACAGCAATCAGTCCGACTGCTTATAACTATAAGGTAGTCCGCCAGTTCGCCATCATGACGGTGGTCTGGGGGATCCTTGGCATGGGGCTCGGGGTGTTCATCGCCTCGCAACTGGTCTGGCCGGAATTGAATTTCGACCTGCCCTGGACGACCTTCGGTCGCCTGCGCCCGCTGCACACCAACCTGGTGATCTTCGCCTTCGGCGGATGTGCATTGTTTGCCACCTCCTACTATGTCGTGCAGCGAACCTGCCAGACGCGACTGATCTCCGATAGCCTCGCCGCCTTCACCTTCTGGGGTTGGCAAGCGGTCATCATCGGCGCCATCGTCACCTTGCCGCTGGGTTACACCACCACCAAGGAATACGCCGAGCTGGAATGGCCGATCGCGATTTTGCTCGCCATCGTCTGGGTGACCTACGCAGTGGTGTTCTTCGGCACCATCGTCAAGCGCAAGACCAAGCATATCTATGTGGGCAACTGGTTCTACGGTGCCTTCATCCTGGTGACGGCGATGCTGCATATCGTCAACCACGCCTCGTTGCCGGTCAGCCTGTTCAAGTCCTACTCGGCCTACGCCGGTGCAACGGACGCGATGATCCAGTGGTGGTACGGCCACAATGCCGTAGGTTTCTTCCTGACCACCGGGTTCCTGGGGATGATGTACTACTTCGTGCCCAAACAGGCCGAACGCCCCATCTACTCCTATCGCCTGTCCATCGTGCACTTCTGGGCGCTGATCACCCTGTACATCTGGGCCGGCCCTCACCATCTGCACTACACCGCGCTGCCGGACTGGGCGCAGTCCCTGGGCATGGCCATGTCGATCATCCTGCTGGCGCCAAGCTGGGGCGGCATGATCAACGGCATGATGACCCTCTCGGGCGCCTGGCATAAGTTGCGCACCGATCCGATCCTGCGCTTTTTGGTGGTGTCGCTGGCGTTCTACGGCATGTCGACCTTCGAAGGGCCGATGATGGCGATCAAGACCGTCAACTCGCTCTCCCACTACACCGACTGGACCATCGGCCACGTACACGCCGGCGCCCTCGGCTGGGTGGCGATGATCTCCATCGGCGCGCTGTACCACATGATCCCCAAACTGTTCGGCCGCGTGCAGATGCACAGCGTCGGGCTGATCAATACGCACTTCTGGCTCGCCACCATCGGCACGGTGCTTTACATCGCTTCGATGTGGGTCAACGGCATCACCCAGGGCTTGATGTGGCGTGCGATCAACGATGACGGCACCCTCACCTACTCCTTCGTCGAAGCGCTGCAAGCCAGCCATCCGGGTTACATCGTCCGTGCCCTGGGCGGCGCGTTCTTTGCTACCG
- the ccoP gene encoding cytochrome-c oxidase, cbb3-type subunit III has product MTLFWSTWICVLTLGSLIGLTWLLIGTRKGETKGSVDQTMGHAFDGIEEYDNPLPQWWFMLFAGTLVFAVGYLILYPGLGNWKGVLPGYEDGWTSAKEWEKEMAKADTRFGPIFAKFAAMPVEEVAKDPQALKMGGRLFASNCAVCHGSDAKGAYGFPNLADNLWRWGGSAEAIKATIMNGRHAAMPAWGEVLGEDGVKNVAAYVRHDLAKLPLPADSAADLAAGQATFNSTCVACHGPQGHGVEAMGAPNLTEPGGFIYGTSLAQLQQTIRHGRQGQMPAQETLQGNDKVHLLAAYVYSLSHNADGAKPESQAQ; this is encoded by the coding sequence ATGACCCTGTTCTGGAGTACATGGATCTGCGTACTGACCCTCGGCAGCCTGATCGGGCTGACCTGGCTGCTGATCGGCACCCGCAAGGGCGAGACCAAGGGCAGTGTCGACCAGACCATGGGCCACGCCTTCGATGGCATCGAGGAATACGACAACCCGCTGCCCCAGTGGTGGTTCATGCTGTTCGCCGGCACCCTGGTGTTCGCGGTCGGCTACCTGATCCTCTACCCGGGCCTGGGCAATTGGAAAGGCGTGCTGCCGGGCTATGAAGACGGCTGGACCTCGGCCAAGGAGTGGGAGAAGGAGATGGCCAAGGCCGACACCAGGTTCGGGCCGATCTTCGCCAAATTCGCAGCGATGCCCGTGGAAGAAGTGGCCAAAGACCCACAGGCGCTGAAAATGGGCGGCCGCCTGTTCGCCTCCAACTGCGCGGTGTGCCATGGCTCGGACGCCAAGGGCGCGTATGGCTTCCCGAACCTGGCCGACAACCTGTGGCGCTGGGGCGGTTCGGCCGAGGCGATCAAGGCCACCATCATGAATGGCCGCCACGCAGCAATGCCGGCCTGGGGTGAAGTGCTGGGCGAGGACGGGGTGAAAAACGTCGCGGCCTATGTGCGTCATGACCTGGCCAAGTTGCCGCTGCCGGCCGACAGCGCCGCCGATCTGGCCGCCGGCCAGGCCACCTTCAATAGCACCTGCGTCGCCTGTCACGGCCCGCAAGGCCACGGTGTGGAAGCCATGGGCGCGCCCAACCTGACCGAGCCCGGCGGCTTTATCTACGGCACCAGCCTGGCGCAACTGCAGCAGACTATCCGTCACGGCCGCCAAGGCCAGATGCCCGCGCAGGAAACCCTGCAGGGCAACGACAAGGTGCATTTGCTGGCGGCTTACGTGTACAGCCTGTCCCACAACGCTGATGGCGCAAAGCCAGAAAGCCAGGCGCAATAA
- a CDS encoding cbb3-type cytochrome oxidase subunit 3, with protein sequence MGFEFDAGTIRGLGTLVVAIAFIGLSLWVFNNRRNAEFEQARLLPFADEPTATPSDAQEEPAIRSTRP encoded by the coding sequence ATGGGATTTGAATTCGATGCGGGCACCATCCGCGGCCTTGGCACGCTGGTCGTCGCCATCGCTTTTATCGGCCTGTCGCTGTGGGTGTTCAACAATCGGCGCAATGCGGAGTTCGAGCAGGCGCGCCTGCTGCCGTTCGCCGATGAGCCCACCGCCACCCCATCCGACGCTCAAGAAGAGCCTGCAATAAGGAGCACTCGGCCATGA
- the ccoO gene encoding cytochrome-c oxidase, cbb3-type subunit II, giving the protein MKHETIEKNVGLLMLLMVLAVSIGGLTQIVPLFFQDVTNKPVEGMKPYTALQLEGRDIYIREGCVQCHSQMIRPFRAETERYGHYSVAGESVWDHPFLWGSKRTGPDLARVGARYSDDWHRAHLYNPRNVVPESKMPAYPWLVTAQVDSSHTETKLNVMRTLGVPYTDDDIKGAVASLKGKTEMDALVSYLQVLGTAIKSKR; this is encoded by the coding sequence ATGAAACACGAAACGATTGAAAAAAACGTCGGCCTGCTGATGCTGCTGATGGTGCTTGCCGTAAGCATCGGCGGCCTGACCCAGATCGTCCCGCTGTTCTTCCAGGACGTGACCAACAAGCCGGTCGAAGGCATGAAGCCCTACACCGCGCTGCAGCTGGAAGGCCGCGACATCTACATCCGCGAAGGCTGCGTGCAGTGCCACTCGCAGATGATCCGCCCGTTCCGCGCCGAGACCGAACGCTACGGCCACTACTCGGTGGCCGGTGAAAGCGTGTGGGACCACCCGTTCCTGTGGGGCTCCAAGCGCACCGGGCCGGACCTGGCACGCGTCGGCGCGCGCTACTCGGACGACTGGCACCGTGCGCACTTGTACAACCCGCGCAACGTGGTGCCTGAGTCGAAAATGCCGGCCTACCCGTGGCTTGTCACGGCCCAGGTCGACAGCAGCCACACCGAGACCAAGTTGAACGTAATGCGCACCCTCGGCGTGCCATACACCGACGACGACATCAAGGGTGCCGTGGCCAGCCTCAAGGGCAAGACCGAGATGGACGCACTGGTGTCGTACCTGCAAGTGCTCGGCACTGCCATCAAGAGCAAGAGGTGA
- the ccoN gene encoding cytochrome-c oxidase, cbb3-type subunit I, which translates to MNTTLSTAYNYKVVRQFAIMTVVWGIVGMGLGVFLAAQLVWPALNFDLPWTSFGRLRPLHTNAVIFAFGGCALFASSFYSVQRTCQTQLFAPKIAAFCFWGWQLVILLAAISLPLGYTSSKEYAELEWPIDILITIVWVAYAIVFFGTVMKRNTKHIYVGNWFFGAFIITVAILHIVNNLEIPVSLTKSYSLYGGATDAMVQWWYGHNAVGFFLTAGFLGMMYYFVPKQAERPVYSYRLSIVHFWALITLYIWAGPHHLHYTALPDWAQSLGMVMSLVLLAPSWGGMINGMMTLSGAWHKLRSDPILRFLVVSLAFYGMSTFEGPMMAIKTVNSLSHYTDWTIGHVHAGALGWVAMISIGALYHMIPKVFGREQMYSLGLINAHFWLATIGTVLYIASMWVNGIAQGLMWRAINDDGTLTYSFVETLVASHPGFIVRLVGGAVFLSGMLLMAYNTWRTVRSAQPAEVATAAQMA; encoded by the coding sequence ATGAACACTACTTTAAGTACCGCCTATAACTACAAGGTGGTCCGCCAATTCGCCATTATGACGGTGGTGTGGGGCATCGTCGGCATGGGGCTCGGGGTTTTTCTCGCCGCCCAATTGGTTTGGCCTGCGCTCAACTTTGATTTGCCCTGGACCAGCTTCGGCCGCCTGCGCCCGCTGCATACCAACGCGGTGATCTTCGCGTTCGGTGGCTGTGCGCTGTTCGCCAGCTCCTTCTACTCCGTGCAGCGTACCTGCCAGACCCAGCTGTTCGCGCCGAAAATCGCTGCGTTCTGCTTCTGGGGCTGGCAACTGGTGATTCTGCTGGCCGCGATCAGCTTGCCGCTGGGCTACACCAGTTCCAAGGAATACGCCGAGCTGGAATGGCCAATCGACATTCTGATCACCATCGTCTGGGTGGCTTACGCCATCGTGTTCTTCGGCACGGTGATGAAGCGCAACACCAAGCACATCTACGTCGGCAACTGGTTCTTCGGTGCGTTCATCATCACCGTGGCGATCCTGCATATCGTCAACAACCTGGAAATCCCGGTCAGCCTGACCAAGTCCTATTCACTGTACGGCGGTGCGACGGATGCCATGGTGCAATGGTGGTACGGGCACAACGCAGTAGGCTTTTTCCTCACCGCCGGTTTCCTCGGCATGATGTATTACTTTGTGCCCAAGCAAGCCGAGCGTCCGGTGTATTCCTATCGCCTGTCGATCGTGCACTTCTGGGCACTGATCACCCTGTATATCTGGGCCGGTCCGCACCACCTGCACTACACCGCGCTGCCGGACTGGGCACAGTCCCTGGGCATGGTGATGTCCCTGGTCCTGCTGGCGCCAAGCTGGGGCGGCATGATCAACGGCATGATGACCCTCTCGGGCGCCTGGCATAAGTTGCGCAGCGACCCGATCCTGCGCTTTTTGGTGGTGTCCCTGGCGTTCTACGGCATGTCGACCTTCGAAGGGCCGATGATGGCAATCAAGACCGTCAACTCGCTCTCCCACTACACCGACTGGACCATCGGCCACGTACACGCCGGCGCCCTCGGCTGGGTGGCGATGATCTCCATCGGCGCGCTGTACCACATGATCCCGAAAGTCTTCGGTCGCGAGCAGATGTACAGCCTTGGCCTGATCAACGCGCACTTCTGGCTGGCCACCATCGGCACCGTGCTCTACATCGCCTCGATGTGGGTCAACGGCATCGCCCAGGGCCTGATGTGGCGTGCGATCAACGACGATGGCACCTTGACCTACTCCTTCGTCGAAACCCTGGTGGCCAGCCACCCAGGCTTCATCGTGCGGCTGGTGGGCGGTGCGGTATTCCTCAGCGGCATGTTGCTGATGGCTTACAACACTTGGCGCACCGTGCGTTCGGCACAGCCTGCCGAAGTTGCCACCGCCGCGCAGATGGCCTGA
- a CDS encoding alpha/beta family hydrolase yields the protein MGKEHKASIDGDQWAQCVRERGWLWDVASNTAAGRPVTLILAHGAGAPMDSPFMNDMAARLAGHGVSVLRFEFPYMAQRRIDGGKRPPNPAPTLLQAWREVYTEVRRHVAGAVAVGGKSMGGRMASLLADELGADALVCLGYPFYAVGKPQKPRVEHLAELKTPTLIVQGERDALGNRAAVESYALSPGIEVMWLAAGDHDLKPLKASGFSHEQHLEAAAVQVGRFLGAC from the coding sequence ATGGGCAAAGAGCACAAGGCCAGTATTGACGGGGATCAATGGGCGCAGTGTGTGCGGGAACGCGGCTGGCTCTGGGATGTCGCCTCGAACACGGCGGCGGGGCGGCCGGTGACGCTGATCCTGGCCCACGGCGCCGGCGCTCCGATGGACTCACCCTTCATGAACGACATGGCTGCACGCCTCGCCGGGCATGGCGTGAGCGTGTTGCGCTTCGAATTTCCGTATATGGCCCAGCGTCGCATCGACGGTGGAAAACGCCCGCCAAACCCGGCGCCGACATTGCTGCAGGCCTGGCGCGAGGTGTACACCGAGGTGCGACGTCATGTCGCTGGGGCCGTGGCTGTTGGCGGCAAGTCTATGGGCGGGCGCATGGCCAGCCTGTTGGCCGATGAGCTGGGCGCCGACGCACTGGTGTGCCTGGGCTACCCGTTCTACGCGGTAGGCAAACCACAGAAACCCCGGGTCGAACATCTGGCTGAGCTGAAGACGCCGACGTTGATCGTGCAGGGTGAGCGCGATGCCTTGGGCAATCGGGCCGCGGTAGAGAGTTATGCGTTATCGCCGGGCATCGAGGTGATGTGGCTGGCGGCGGGGGATCATGACTTGAAGCCATTGAAGGCTTCCGGGTTCAGTCATGAGCAGCATCTGGAGGCTGCGGCGGTGCAGGTGGGCAGGTTTCTCGGTGCCTGTTAA
- a CDS encoding methyl-accepting chemotaxis protein, producing MRNNQPVTQRERTFPAQQRLISTTDAKGVITYCNDAFVEISGFSREELLRAPHNLVRHPDVPAAVFAHMWSTLKQGLPWMGIVKNRCKTGDHYWVNAYVTPVFDGNQVIGYESVRVKPTAEQIRRAEALYQRINQGKSAIPRRDKWLPVLQDWLPFILVSQLSFMIGAWLNSHWGFALAAALSVPLGLLGLSWQQRGLKRLLRLAEQTTSDPLIAQMYTDSRGAQARLEMSILSQEARLRTCLTRLQDTAEHLNDQAAQSNTLAHNSSSSLERQRVETEQVATAVNQMAATTQEVASHVQRTADATQEANRLTGRGRDIAGETREAIQRLSTAVGETGVTVTQLAKDSDEIGGVVDVIKGIADQTNLLALNAAIEAARAGEMGRGFAVVADEVRQLAQRTTESTGQIHALIAKLQQTASAAVQTMDAGHRQAEEGVARVMEADQALVGISEAVAHITDMTSQIAAATEEQSSVAEEISRNISTIALLADQTSEQALNSAQLSEELTHTANSQYSLVERFNR from the coding sequence ATGCGTAATAACCAACCCGTTACCCAGCGCGAACGTACCTTCCCCGCTCAGCAACGGTTGATCTCCACCACGGATGCCAAGGGCGTGATCACTTACTGTAACGACGCGTTTGTCGAAATCAGTGGGTTCAGCCGTGAAGAACTGCTGCGTGCCCCGCATAACCTGGTGCGTCACCCGGATGTCCCGGCGGCTGTATTCGCGCACATGTGGTCGACGCTCAAACAAGGCTTGCCATGGATGGGCATTGTCAAGAATCGCTGCAAGACCGGTGATCACTACTGGGTTAACGCCTATGTAACGCCGGTCTTCGATGGCAACCAGGTGATCGGCTACGAATCGGTGCGGGTCAAACCCACCGCCGAGCAGATCCGCCGGGCCGAAGCGCTCTATCAACGCATCAACCAGGGCAAGTCGGCGATCCCACGGCGCGACAAATGGCTGCCGGTGCTGCAGGACTGGCTGCCGTTTATCCTGGTAAGCCAGTTGAGCTTTATGATCGGCGCGTGGCTCAATTCCCATTGGGGCTTCGCCCTGGCCGCCGCACTGTCGGTGCCGTTGGGCCTGTTGGGGCTGAGCTGGCAACAGCGTGGCCTCAAACGCCTGCTGCGCCTGGCCGAGCAGACCACCTCCGACCCGTTGATCGCGCAGATGTACACCGACAGCCGTGGCGCCCAGGCGCGCCTGGAGATGTCGATCCTCAGCCAGGAGGCACGCTTGAGGACATGTCTGACGCGCTTGCAGGACACTGCCGAGCATCTCAACGACCAGGCGGCGCAATCCAACACCCTGGCGCACAACAGCTCCAGCAGCCTGGAACGCCAGCGTGTGGAAACCGAGCAGGTTGCCACCGCCGTCAACCAGATGGCCGCGACCACCCAGGAAGTCGCCAGCCATGTGCAACGTACTGCCGATGCCACGCAGGAAGCCAACCGCCTCACCGGTCGTGGCCGCGATATCGCCGGGGAAACCCGCGAGGCGATTCAGCGCTTGTCCACCGCCGTGGGCGAAACCGGCGTGACCGTGACCCAACTGGCCAAGGACAGCGACGAGATCGGTGGTGTGGTCGACGTGATCAAAGGCATTGCCGACCAGACCAACCTGCTGGCCCTGAACGCGGCCATCGAAGCGGCGCGCGCCGGGGAAATGGGTCGCGGCTTCGCGGTGGTGGCCGACGAGGTGCGTCAGCTGGCGCAACGCACCACCGAGTCCACCGGACAAATCCATGCGTTGATCGCCAAGCTGCAACAAACCGCCAGCGCGGCCGTGCAGACCATGGACGCCGGGCATCGCCAGGCCGAAGAAGGCGTGGCGCGGGTGATGGAAGCGGATCAGGCGCTGGTGGGTATCAGCGAGGCGGTGGCGCACATCACCGACATGACCAGCCAGATCGCCGCCGCGACCGAGGAGCAAAGCTCGGTGGCCGAAGAGATCAGCCGCAATATCAGCACGATTGCGCTGCTGGCCGATCAAACCTCGGAACAGGCACTGAACTCGGCGCAACTGAGTGAGGAGCTGACTCATACAGCTAACAGCCAGTATTCCTTGGTCGAGCGTTTCAACCGATAG
- a CDS encoding CPBP family intramembrane glutamic endopeptidase, with amino-acid sequence MLTLPWLYLALLSIGYVTALAYGQLGALAVVSVALLWVAGYAVRRQRAPWARYVGHGLFIVVALGLAMHWLPGFYNGRGIDPQRFTPDAVPFSMYLNQDKPLIGFWLLLACPWIVARRALRLSICVTALALTLTAIAALGGAALLGVISWAPKWPDQAWLWVLNNLLLVTLVEEALFRGYIQGGLSQRFQHLPYGDNLALLLASLLFGLVHVGAGWHWVLLASIAGVGYGLAYRFGGLGAAIATHFGLNLLHFGLFTYPMLAG; translated from the coding sequence ATGCTGACATTGCCCTGGCTGTACCTGGCACTGCTTTCCATCGGTTATGTAACAGCCCTGGCTTACGGCCAACTCGGCGCGCTGGCGGTGGTGTCAGTCGCCCTGTTGTGGGTCGCCGGCTATGCCGTGCGCCGGCAACGCGCACCCTGGGCGCGCTACGTGGGCCATGGTTTGTTTATCGTAGTGGCGCTGGGCCTGGCGATGCACTGGCTGCCCGGTTTCTACAATGGTCGCGGGATCGACCCGCAGCGCTTCACCCCCGATGCGGTGCCGTTCTCGATGTACTTGAACCAGGACAAACCCCTCATCGGCTTCTGGCTGCTGCTGGCCTGCCCCTGGATCGTGGCCCGGCGTGCGTTGCGCCTGTCGATCTGCGTCACCGCCCTGGCCTTGACCCTTACCGCCATCGCGGCCCTGGGCGGCGCGGCCCTGCTCGGCGTCATCAGTTGGGCACCGAAATGGCCGGACCAGGCCTGGCTGTGGGTGCTCAATAACCTGCTGCTGGTCACGCTGGTGGAAGAAGCGCTGTTCCGTGGCTACATTCAAGGCGGCTTGAGTCAACGGTTCCAGCACCTGCCCTACGGCGACAACCTCGCACTGCTGCTGGCATCGCTGTTGTTCGGCCTGGTGCATGTGGGCGCGGGGTGGCACTGGGTACTGCTGGCGAGCATCGCCGGGGTCGGCTACGGCCTGGCTTACCGGTTTGGCGGCCTGGGCGCGGCAATTGCCACGCATTTTGGCTTGAACCTGCTTCACTTCGGGTTGTTTACGTATCCGATGCTGGCCGGCTGA
- a CDS encoding DMT family transporter, with product MRPVDTLYLLGLAAIWGASFLFMRIIAPEIGTLPTAFFRVSIAAAGLLVMLAAMRVKWDFHGKFWTVLLLGVINSGIPATMYSLAAQVLPAGYSAIFNATTPLMGVLIGGLFFSERLTFSKIAGVCLGLMGVAVLTRAGPMAFDLPLLMGALACLLATTCYGFAGFLARRWLDQRGGLDSRLAALGSMLGASLFLLPLFAVSAVYQPPASWGGWRVWVSLLGLGLVCTALAYVLYFRLLTAIGPVRSMTTTFLIPPFGVLWGALLLDEPLSMAHLYGGVLIAGALWLVLRVGSRAKTL from the coding sequence GTGAGACCTGTCGACACCCTGTACCTGCTGGGGCTGGCCGCTATCTGGGGCGCGAGCTTTCTGTTCATGCGCATCATCGCGCCGGAAATCGGTACGCTGCCGACTGCATTTTTTCGCGTGTCGATCGCCGCCGCCGGGCTGCTGGTGATGTTGGCCGCGATGCGCGTGAAATGGGATTTCCACGGCAAATTCTGGACTGTCCTGCTGCTGGGGGTGATCAATTCCGGGATCCCCGCGACGATGTACTCGTTGGCCGCCCAAGTCCTGCCGGCCGGCTATTCAGCGATTTTCAACGCCACTACGCCGCTGATGGGCGTATTGATTGGCGGGCTGTTTTTCAGCGAACGCCTGACCTTCTCGAAAATCGCCGGTGTGTGCCTGGGCCTGATGGGCGTGGCCGTGCTCACCCGCGCCGGGCCGATGGCATTCGACCTGCCCTTGCTGATGGGCGCCCTCGCCTGCCTGCTGGCCACCACTTGCTACGGTTTTGCCGGTTTCCTGGCACGCCGCTGGCTGGATCAACGCGGCGGCCTGGACAGCCGCCTCGCCGCCCTGGGCAGCATGCTCGGCGCTAGCTTGTTTCTGTTACCCCTTTTCGCCGTCAGCGCGGTGTATCAGCCTCCGGCCAGTTGGGGCGGCTGGCGGGTCTGGGTATCGTTGCTGGGCTTGGGGTTGGTGTGTACGGCGTTGGCCTACGTGCTGTACTTCCGCTTGCTGACGGCCATCGGTCCAGTGCGTTCGATGACCACCACGTTCCTGATCCCACCGTTCGGGGTGCTGTGGGGCGCGTTATTACTGGATGAACCCCTGTCGATGGCCCACCTGTATGGCGGGGTGTTGATTGCGGGCGCGTTGTGGCTGGTGCTGCGCGTGGGGAGCCGGGCCAAGACCTTGTAG
- the aceK gene encoding bifunctional isocitrate dehydrogenase kinase/phosphatase has translation MSQPTPALAIARTILEGFDDYREHFRRITDGARERFEKAQWQLGQAASAARINLYEEKVGEVTARLRAAFDAGDLLDIDLWPLVKSAYIGLIDLRFDDELSETWYNSIFCGLFSHDLISDGCMFIHTTRPSLRRARAAQTRVYAPAGQIGEMLGQIVEDFRFSEPYADLAADLRRLEAQLRENLPDWVCKDPDLKVELFSSVLYRNKGAYLVGRIYTRDEQWPLVIPLLHREGQGIRIDALITDEAEVSIIFSFTRSYFMVDVPVPAEFVGFLKRILPGKHIAELYTSIGFYKHGKSEFYRALINHLASTDDQFIMAPGVRGMVMSVFTLPGFNTVFKIIKDRFSPSKNVNRATVIEKYRLVKSVDRVGRMADTQEFADFRFPLSKFDPDCLAELLEVAADTVEVEGDTVLIRHCWTERRMTPLNLYLENANDAQVREALEDYGLAIKQLAAANIFPGDMLLKNFGVTRHGRVVFYDYDEICFLTEANFRHIPAPRTPEDEMASEPWYSIGPLDVFPEEFPPFLFADAGQRKLFDELHGELYNADYWKGLQEAIRAGKVIDVFPYRRRWGEIS, from the coding sequence ATGTCGCAACCCACGCCCGCCCTCGCCATCGCCCGTACGATCCTCGAAGGCTTCGACGATTACCGCGAACATTTTCGGCGGATCACCGACGGTGCCCGCGAGCGGTTCGAAAAAGCCCAGTGGCAGCTGGGCCAGGCGGCATCGGCGGCGCGTATCAATCTGTATGAAGAAAAGGTCGGTGAAGTCACCGCGCGTCTGCGCGCCGCGTTCGATGCCGGCGATCTGCTGGACATCGACCTGTGGCCCCTGGTGAAAAGCGCCTATATCGGCCTGATCGATCTGCGCTTCGACGATGAGTTGTCCGAGACTTGGTACAACTCGATCTTCTGCGGCCTGTTCAGCCATGACCTGATCAGCGACGGCTGCATGTTTATCCACACCACCCGGCCCAGCCTGCGGCGCGCACGAGCGGCGCAAACCCGCGTCTACGCGCCGGCCGGGCAGATTGGCGAGATGCTCGGGCAGATCGTTGAGGACTTCCGGTTCAGCGAGCCCTACGCCGACCTGGCGGCCGACTTGCGCCGGCTCGAAGCCCAACTGCGGGAAAACCTGCCGGATTGGGTGTGCAAAGACCCGGACCTCAAAGTCGAGCTGTTTTCCTCGGTGCTCTACCGCAATAAAGGGGCCTACCTGGTGGGGCGCATCTATACCCGCGACGAGCAATGGCCGTTGGTGATCCCGCTGCTGCACCGTGAAGGCCAGGGCATCCGCATCGACGCATTGATCACCGACGAGGCCGAGGTGTCGATCATCTTCTCGTTCACCCGCTCCTACTTCATGGTGGATGTGCCGGTGCCGGCGGAGTTCGTCGGTTTTTTAAAGCGCATCCTGCCCGGCAAGCACATCGCCGAGCTGTACACCTCGATCGGGTTCTACAAGCATGGCAAGTCGGAGTTCTACCGCGCATTGATCAACCACCTGGCGAGCACCGACGATCAGTTCATCATGGCCCCCGGCGTGCGCGGCATGGTCATGAGCGTGTTTACCCTGCCGGGCTTCAATACGGTGTTCAAAATTATCAAGGACCGTTTCTCGCCGTCCAAGAACGTCAACCGCGCCACGGTAATTGAGAAGTATCGGCTGGTAAAAAGCGTCGACCGCGTCGGGCGCATGGCCGATACCCAGGAGTTCGCCGATTTTCGCTTTCCGTTGAGCAAATTCGACCCCGACTGTCTGGCCGAACTGCTGGAGGTCGCCGCCGACACCGTCGAAGTGGAGGGCGACACCGTGCTGATCCGCCACTGCTGGACCGAACGGCGCATGACCCCGCTTAATCTTTACCTGGAAAACGCGAACGATGCCCAGGTGCGCGAAGCCCTGGAAGACTACGGCCTGGCCATCAAGCAGTTGGCGGCCGCGAACATCTTCCCCGGCGACATGCTGCTCAAGAACTTCGGTGTCACCCGCCATGGCCGTGTGGTGTTCTACGACTATGACGAAATCTGCTTTCTCACCGAGGCCAACTTTCGTCACATACCCGCGCCGCGCACCCCCGAAGACGAAATGGCCAGCGAACCCTGGTATTCCATCGGTCCGCTGGATGTGTTCCCGGAAGAATTCCCGCCGTTCCTGTTCGCCGACGCCGGCCAGCGCAAGCTGTTCGATGAATTGCATGGCGAGTTGTACAACGCCGATTACTGGAAAGGCCTGCAGGAGGCGATTCGCGCGGGCAAGGTGATCGATGTGTTTCCGTACCGGCGCAGGTGGGGAGAAATATCTTGA